One Argentina anserina chromosome 6, drPotAnse1.1, whole genome shotgun sequence genomic window, cttcttcttcttcttttctcgaAGAGCTTTTTCTGAAATTAATGGTCCTCCAAGTTCTTCACCTGAAACCTCGATTTGTTTGCGAGTTGAGACCATAAACCACAGGCAACAACATAATCTtgttgctctgataccacttagACAACACAGATTAGTATCAATACATCCAACTTTGAGataatgtttgaaaaaaaGTCTTATTGCAAAACCACTTAATCAAAACATACACAGCATGCAAAGATTTTTTAATCCCAAGATTTCCAATAATGTTTGCCCCTTGAGCCTACATCCTAAGGTCTAACAAAATCTCCCCAGGAGTGGAGAGCACCCTCGGACATTTTCAAATGACCTCACCAACTGAGCCAGCTAGTACCTCTAAGTCCTAAGTTTATTACCACGAGAAAGACATACCCAGCATATATTACAGTGAGTAAATTTTAGCTTTTTTCTGAAATTAATGGTCCTCCAAGTTCTTCACCTGAAACCTCGATTTGTTTGCGAGTTGAGACCATAAACCTTAGGCAACAACATAATCTtgttgctctgataccacttgaTCAAAGGTTTCTTGGGGAAATCTTAATCAAGAATTATAAAAGAACTTAATGCATTTATGGAGAGTGACTTTTGTGCTAGACAAAGGGAAGGTTTACAAGACAAGAATTCGTCTGAAAGTGTGTATCTAATTGATTATGAATAATGTGTTTAAATACATGATTGATTGCCTTAATTAGAAGGCTTAATTTAACTAAAACGTTTTCTATCGTACAATATCACCGGTGTAGAAACCAATTTACTTTCAACCATAAACTAATTAAGTAGTTTAATTACTTTGTACGGTTGAAAACTAATTAAGTAGTTTAATGATAATTAGTCGAGATGCTCCTGGATCAGCTATGCTTCTAGGTAGAGATAGTGCACAGTAAGAGGCCAAATGTGCAGAAGTTGCAACTTGGAGGCACTCCAAGAAGGGTCTTTTATCATGGTGAAAGCAGGCTGTTGATTGTGATGAGAACTAATTCGAGTGATGATACATGTTCATCTGATATATGTTGCGTAGATCCTCTTAGTGGTTCGGTGCTATCATCTTTCAAACTTGAATTCGGTGAAATAGGAAAATCGATGGAATTAATGAGGATCGGAAACGAACAGGTTCTTTTGGTTGGAACAAGTTTGTCTTCTAGCTCGGCCATAATGCCTTGTGGTGAGGCTGAAAGGTGAAccatctctctctttttctccaaCCCCTCTCTGTAGCTAGcatacatttattttttctttggttCAATTCTAGATGGAAGTCTTCACCCCTATCAATATGCACATGTGTGATATCATACACATATCTCCCTTTTATTTCAACATTTAACAAATTTTGGTAACAATAACAATGTTAATTACCTACCAGGCGTGTCAATTTTACACGTGTGCGTGCGTGATTTTacactttttattttatttaaaagaaCTTTTACTGAATACACAAAATCCTTTTTTATAACCCCTGTCATAATACGAGTGTGATATCTTACTGATAACTTCATCTGTTTCCTTCAATGTTAAAAAATGCTATTTTAACTGGTTTTTATTAAGAGTACCAAGCGCCTGCCAACATGTGTACCTGCCTTGTCTATAATGTGGTAAAGGGAAGATTTTGGGATGTTAATCACCTACCATATAATTAGGTTGGAACATTCCTCCATATAATGATTAAAATCTGTGCTTTCCTGCACTTTCCAGTCTTCTCCTCTGTATTCCATTATTACGTAAACCAATAATAGACGCTAGATTGTAAGACTTAGTTGTCAGTTTTGACTGTTCTAGTCTCCTCTCCATTCAAATATTCATACgcatttatttaattttattcttGTTGATTAATGTCATGTCaatatctttacattttggcccattaaatattttaaaatttgacATTTTATGGTGGTATTTGGGGTGAATGAGTCAACgaactttgtttcttttggttATAATAGCTCCTACAGACGATTTGACATTTAGACATATCTTTCTCGGTTGAGATTGACAAGCTCGTCAATCACAAATGTGTGGAAATAGCAACCATGAGATTTCTCCAATGACCAGCTTAACTTGGAGTCTTTTCCCTCTGCAAGCATGCCAGCTGATAAATTGGATGAAAGAAGAAAGGAGATGAGTCACACTGGTAAGTGGTTTTAAGTGTCGATGAATTTCTATGTTTTGAGAAGGATTGGTTTCAAAGCTGGAAGTTTTTTGTGTCTGAGATATGTCTACAGTACCACATGATTTATTTTCTCAACTGTATACAGTACTTGGTTTTAAGCAGCCTAATGTTATTTTCTCTCTCACTCATGCAATTAAGATGTTTAAGCTTTTAGAGCATCAAGACTTGATATCTGTCTGAATCAATCAATAGATACAGTACCACATGATTTATGGACTACTACCACagagggcaagggcaagcactAGATGAAGAACAGAGCCACCCTAAATCTTGTTTGTCTTCAGCAGTTACTAGGCTGCTTGCCCGTAAAAACCAGCTTGGGGACATTGTGTCAATACAAGTACGGGGATAAATCAAGACGACAGTAAATGCAGTCTTAGAGTCATGAGCACATTAGTGGCAATAAATGACTAATACTAATCACGGCAATGAATACAGAATTAGTGGTGACTTGCCGATCAAGCAACAACAACACTCATTCGGTTATAATAAGATAGATTGAAGATGATGAATATCTTATGAGATGGACCGCAATAGCTAGCATGTATCCATGCATGACAATGAGTCATGACCTAGGGCCAAGGCTTCTCATATAACTTGGTTATATACCCAAACAAACGTGGTTCCAATAAAAATATCTTATTATAATCACAACCATTTAACTACgtagataaaaataaaataaaaaacaaacacaaaaacaaagcAGCACGCAACAAGAACTAGACCATATGATTACATTAAGAGGTGATGATAACAGTCGAAAAAGACGCCCATGTGAGCCTCAAGCATTATGAATTGATCAGCTGCATTTTCACATATCAATGTCTTCTATGAATACCAAATTTGTGCTCCAACCAAGGGAATATCTTGAAAAGAAGACTACGCATAGCTTCGTAATACCATTTCCTCCATCTTTCGCAGAACAGAAGTGACGCAATGGCAATTCCAAACCCACATGTAAATCCAATTTCAACACTTATAATATCCCAATCAATCTCATCTCCAGAATTCAGATGATCACTTGAGCTTCCATTAGAAGTTGGTGGCGACAATAATGCATCTACTATTAAAGGAGGCCCCCATAATGCTTTGTTACCTTCGAATGAGGTATTTGGGAATGTTGAAAACTGAGTACCGGTGGGGATTCTCCCAACCAATTTATTATTTGAGAGATCCAAGACAGCAAGGAATGTGAGATTTACCATCTGTTGTGGAATTTTGCCGCTAAATTGGTTGTTTGAGAGATCTAAGGACTCCAGTTGTTGCATCCGACCAAATGATGATGGGATTCTTCCTGTGAGAGCATTACCTGATAAGTTGAGGGCATATAGTGATTTCAACTCTCCGATTTCCTCTGGTATTAATCCGTTGAATTTGTTGTAGGAGAAATCAACCAAGGTGAATATGCTTGGAATCTTTACCAGATGAAACTCTAGCCCTTTGATGATAGTTGTTATAGTATCTTTATAACGAGCATCAAGACTGATAAGCATTGATTCAAGATTGTATAGACCAGTAAATGATGGGATCAAAGGTCCATAGTATCTCGACTTAAAAGCATATTCAAGATTAAATGGAGAATCGTGTCTAGTGATCATAGCTCGCCATGCAAGAAACATTCTTCCAGCCATATCACCACTAAAGCTGTTATGAGCCAAATCAATTACTTGAAGCACATACCAAGTGTCATTGACGTTGGGACATCCAATGCTTCCATAAAACTTGTTGGATCGTAAAACAAGGACACGCAAGGTGGATACGCTCCTCAAAACACAAGGAAAATTATCTGTTATGTAATTATTTCCAAGGTTTAGCACCTCTAACTTTGAGCAGTTGACGAGTGATTTCGGAAACTGTCCTTGTATCTGATTTTTGCTGAGGTC contains:
- the LOC126796916 gene encoding receptor-like protein 33, coding for MDYSRNNFNSSIPNEIGDFIYARSYLSLSSNNLHGPIPKSICNASGLILDLSNNSLSGNIPQCLAEDVPLQSRVESTDELTQAVEHSVIELSRNKLTGSIPNNFQKACGLETLDLSKNQIQGQFPKSLVNCSKLEVLNLGNNYITDNFPCVLRSVSTLRVLVLRSNKFYGSIGCPNVNDTWYVLQVIDLAHNSFSGDMAGRMFLAWRAMITRHDSPFNLEYAFKSRYYGPLIPSFTGLYNLESMLISLDARYKDTITTIIKGLEFHLVKIPSIFTLVDFSYNKFNGLIPEEIGELKSLYALNLSGNALTGRIPSSFGRMQQLESLDLSNNQFSGKIPQQMVNLTFLAVLDLSNNKLVGRIPTGTQFSTFPNTSFEGNKALWGPPLIVDALLSPPTSNGSSSDHLNSGDEIDWDIISVEIGFTCGFGIAIASLLFCERWRKWYYEAMRSLLFKIFPWLEHKFGIHRRH